Proteins from a genomic interval of Methanoplanus endosymbiosus:
- a CDS encoding DUF5591 domain-containing protein — protein MPEKNYVTDRKGREFEIYDPPFYRPEFNRAHRYIIDEYRVEGKDIAIFIPCALRKPYSESPSHRLFQGIIDGVLEPEQYHKVIFGSCGVVPSELELMYPFANYHYMLGKCTDDKVKQDFHEIEVGKLLEYFDKTKDTYRIRIAYCIGPFRKAMVEACRISGTEMHLLPSDPMIDKMYDIDCPFPEGSLSMQEYIDEFRSGLEMVRDEVYSLKSH, from the coding sequence ATGCCGGAAAAAAATTATGTCACAGACCGGAAGGGGAGGGAGTTTGAGATCTACGATCCTCCTTTTTACAGACCGGAATTCAATAGAGCACACAGGTATATTATTGACGAATATAGGGTGGAAGGGAAGGATATTGCAATATTTATCCCATGTGCGCTTAGAAAACCCTACAGTGAAAGTCCGAGCCACAGGCTTTTTCAGGGAATAATTGACGGTGTTTTAGAACCGGAACAGTATCATAAGGTCATCTTTGGTTCATGCGGGGTTGTTCCGTCAGAGCTTGAACTGATGTATCCGTTTGCCAATTATCATTACATGCTTGGGAAGTGCACTGATGATAAGGTGAAGCAGGACTTTCATGAGATTGAAGTTGGAAAACTTCTGGAATATTTTGATAAGACAAAGGATACTTACCGGATAAGAATTGCCTACTGCATAGGTCCTTTCAGGAAGGCGATGGTTGAAGCCTGCCGGATCTCCGGGACGGAAATGCACCTTCTGCCGTCTGATCCGATGATTGATAAAATGTATGATATTGACTGCCCTTTTCCGGAAGGGAGTCTTTCAATGCAGGAGTATATTGATGAGTTCAGATCCGGCCTGGAGATGGTGAGGGATGAGGTTTATTCCCTGAAATCTCACTGA